A DNA window from Kitasatospora atroaurantiaca contains the following coding sequences:
- a CDS encoding GlxA family transcriptional regulator encodes MPLTHRVVIAVFPDVDLLDVTGPAEVFALANRETAGRAGYQVRLAGPAAGEVRTSAGVRLLADLAFDEVGRQVDTLLVPGAVDMTDDGPLARIDTDVVAWVKETAPHARRVASVCVGAHVLAAAGLLDGRTATTHWSTAAQLAADHPAVTVDPDPIFVRADRGRLWTGAGISACLDLALALVAEDLGEDVALAVARQLVMYLKRQGGQSQFSVPLSRPASARRDIDELRLWIADHLDEDLSAEVLAARMCLSERHFARVFKQETGASPAAYVEAARVEVARRLLETTDGPLDQVAAAAGLGSAETLHRAFKRQLATTPAGYRRRFRTRTT; translated from the coding sequence ATGCCCCTCACACACCGTGTCGTCATCGCGGTCTTCCCCGATGTCGATCTCCTCGACGTCACCGGCCCGGCCGAGGTCTTCGCGCTGGCCAACCGGGAGACCGCGGGCCGCGCCGGCTACCAGGTCCGCCTCGCCGGGCCGGCCGCCGGCGAGGTGCGGACGTCGGCGGGTGTGCGTCTGCTGGCCGATCTGGCCTTCGACGAGGTCGGCAGGCAGGTGGACACTCTGCTGGTGCCCGGTGCGGTCGACATGACCGACGACGGCCCCCTGGCCCGGATCGACACCGATGTCGTGGCCTGGGTGAAGGAGACCGCCCCGCACGCCCGGCGGGTGGCGTCGGTGTGCGTGGGTGCGCACGTGCTGGCGGCGGCCGGGCTGCTGGACGGGAGGACGGCGACCACGCACTGGTCGACCGCCGCCCAACTCGCCGCCGACCACCCGGCCGTCACGGTCGACCCGGATCCGATCTTCGTCCGCGCCGACCGCGGCCGACTGTGGACGGGCGCCGGGATCAGCGCCTGCCTTGACCTCGCGCTCGCCCTGGTGGCCGAGGACCTGGGCGAGGACGTCGCGCTGGCCGTGGCCCGGCAGTTGGTGATGTACCTCAAGCGGCAGGGCGGGCAGAGCCAGTTCTCCGTACCGCTCAGCCGGCCCGCCTCCGCCCGCCGGGACATCGACGAGCTGCGGCTGTGGATCGCCGACCATCTCGACGAGGACCTGTCCGCGGAGGTACTGGCGGCCCGGATGTGCCTGAGCGAGCGGCACTTCGCCCGCGTCTTCAAACAGGAGACCGGCGCCAGTCCCGCCGCCTACGTCGAAGCCGCCCGGGTCGAGGTGGCCCGGCGCCTGTTGGAGACCACCGACGGCCCGCTCGACCAGGTCGCGGCCGCGGCCGGGCTCGGCTCGGCGGAGACCCTGCACCGGGCGTTCAAGCGGCAGCTCGCCACCACTCCCGCCGGCTACCGCCGCCGATTCCGCACCCGGACCACCTGA
- a CDS encoding cysteine hydrolase family protein yields MSTNQPSTTLRDVIGLDNQPPKLSDSVLIMIDFQNTYRTGVMALEGVEEALAAGARLLERARAAGTPVIHIINDGGENTPYDIRTRIGAISDEVAPADGEAVVVKQFPNSFHLTELEKTLTDLGAAPGSGKDLVIGGFMTHMCVNYTAQGAFNLGYRPTVVAETTATRALTTPDGTVLPASTLQAAALTTITDLFGTVVPTVDALPA; encoded by the coding sequence ATGAGCACGAATCAGCCCTCCACGACCCTGCGCGACGTCATCGGCCTGGACAACCAGCCGCCCAAGCTGAGCGACTCCGTCCTGATCATGATCGACTTCCAGAACACCTACCGCACCGGCGTCATGGCCCTGGAAGGCGTCGAGGAAGCCCTCGCAGCCGGCGCCCGCCTGCTGGAGCGCGCCCGCGCCGCGGGCACCCCGGTCATCCACATCATCAACGACGGCGGCGAGAACACCCCCTACGACATCCGCACCCGCATCGGCGCCATCAGCGACGAGGTCGCCCCGGCGGACGGCGAGGCGGTCGTGGTCAAGCAGTTCCCCAACTCCTTCCACCTCACCGAGCTGGAGAAGACCCTGACCGACCTGGGCGCCGCCCCGGGCAGCGGCAAGGACCTGGTCATCGGCGGCTTCATGACCCATATGTGCGTCAACTACACAGCCCAGGGCGCCTTCAACCTCGGCTACCGCCCCACCGTCGTCGCCGAGACCACCGCCACCCGTGCCCTCACCACCCCCGACGGCACCGTCCTGCCCGCCTCCACCCTCCAGGCCGCCGCCCTGACCACCATCACCGACCTGTTCGGCACCGTCGTTC